In Rhizophagus irregularis chromosome 12, complete sequence, a single window of DNA contains:
- a CDS encoding uncharacterized protein (SECRETED:cutsite_ISA-VT; SECRETED:prob_0.8146); SECRETED:SignalP(1-25), which yields MKGQYKIGLARILLLLLLVLHKISAVTTQSLTINTPNYFQLISQTSYRDGTLLLRLSYPSSLSSSPTTTTTTTTTTTTTNCNEPKLFLKLILSDGSVKDLNIDVPQIPLENFCNDNSISSSSTIDFVKIHPISSGYIFVTYYCDFSNFNLCGMVINWNGNILNNNSLGDSCTDVNVVQSANTGFLWLCYIQESNQLKWRKLSAPDSSGSFNSLSSGTINNINNFTSTFTQIFATENGGYGISTIRFQDIQMKIYVLFIPSEPLEDDIKGPFQIYSQISNNIQQLNIFKCNIAYNSFGYNCVIYYIGMDGQTNIIDVEFFSSGSVSSTTRLVMNNELITGTIIWNILQLHYGGLCILTENNLNKNINGIIYNDKGIYNTTWDISTNNPSLNLTKNVGIFPNNTIWIMSKSTTSTTNLNNNNNESWTFITSSSLLSDLGKPGIYDNAYIDSTIPSINSIIPLMSTKKLKIKFKNFIQLSNGNLSIIDLNNNIIRQNVNKNNGNFINLIDNNTVEVDIFETTFNRKDTSYYVLVDNGFVKDARVDQELLGIKKGIWNLSTDNNSEDKSYLAESFLGSTSAILRLTPAGSSYYTSLSQNEKDQFSKDLVSNLSLIIPCNVAYLSIKSRYQFDKDSASQVLLRISIKKEGRNEVDVDNISSSQIVKDLDLLIKNKDYNAMSTTSTTSLLDASYGAKSLLDLWIRYGYILIGAGIGFVILTILYFFARKSNNKGNNEVIFTFTFIMLDFVLDILFVSIHGRDLSWLYITSILLLTIPIALNLMFTYIIISKEIKDNNKFAKWWINNSKTALLFTLLAGTDLESLNCLTSKSFNSMNLSAPLTEKTIYQIFIINIVTILIEDLSQLIVLIIYQVYTIFPDIIPILTLSSCILVLLTKSIFSIIYYQKYRKSNTPKKPYGIKSDRSVVTTRESKIHDKDNYSYPDSSPILTPIPEDFLRKKPKRSFFGSGQYTVDSKRNSSNSISSQYASYFPEALRLFSSSDNNNNKSNNNSQSDLAERIMALNEGNYFGRDERTGEPIVLLKEPVDQNALSAKIKNLSHGKLVGDSIVSVSKNIPDRLTNNQDKRLSNVGIICNTHNDKEECENIREEILIDQDDSNTPYTSSGSGRSSTINRTRSTRSTATNASTVDDNSLDNNNLKKKISSLSLNQQNLGTITEKQSNVDNDADDINVDDGSDKAKPTST from the exons atgaaaggaCAATACAAAATTGGATTAGCAAGAATACTGTTACTTCTATTATTagtattacataaaatatccGCAGTAACCACACAATCCTTAACTATCAACACaccaaattattttcaattaatttcacAAACGAGTTATCGTGACggtacattattattaagattatcaTATCCATCTTCTCTTTCTTCTTCACCAACGACGACGACAACGACGACGACGACGACGACGACAACAAATTGTAATgaaccaaaattatttttaaaattgattcttTCGGATGGATCAGTTAAAGATTTAAACATTGACGTCCCTCAAATTcctttagaaaatttttgtaatgatAATTCCATATCAAGTTCATCAACGattgattttgtaaaaattcacCCAATATCTTCCGGttatatatttgttacatATTATTGTGATTTTtcgaattttaatttatgtgGAATGGTAATTAATTGGAATGGTAACATCTTAAA taataattctCTAGGAGATTCTTGTACTGACGTTAATGTCGTACAAAGCGCCAACACAGGTTTCTTGTGGTTATGTTACATACAAGAATCAAATCAATTGAAATGGCGAAAATTAAGCGCTCC TGACTCATCAGGATCATTCAATTCATTATCATCTggaacaattaataatataaataattttacttcaaCTTTTACTCAAATTTTTGCGACAGAAAATGGAGGATATGGAATTTCTACAATACGATTTCAAGATatacaaatgaaaatttacgTTTTATTCATCCCTTCTGAACCTTTAGAAGATGATATTAAAGGAccatttcaaatttattcacaaatttcaaataatatacaacaattaaatatatttaaatgtaatatagCTTATAATTCTTTTGGTTATAATTGTGTGATATATTATATTGGAATGGATGGTCAAACTAATATTATAGAtgtagaatttttttcttctggTTCAGTATCAAGTACGACAAGATTAGTCatgaataatgaattaataactGGAACAATAATTTGgaatatattacaattacaTTATGGTGGATTATGTATATTaacagaaaataatttaaataagaatattaatggtataatatataatgataaaggTATATATAATACTACTTGGGATATATCAACAAATAATCcatcattaaatttaacgaaaaatgTTGGAATATTTCCTAATAATACTATTTGGATTATGTCAAAATCAACAACATCaacaacaaatttaaataataataataatgaaagttGGACATTTATTActtcttcatcattattatcagatCTTGGTAAACCTGGTATTTATGATAATGCTTATATAGATTCAACTATACCatcaattaattcaataatacCTTTAATGtcaactaaaaaattaaaaattaagtttaaaaattttatacaattatcAAATGGGAATTTATCTATAAttgatcttaataataatattattagacaaaatgttaataaaaataatggaaattttattaatttaattgataataatacgGTGGAAGTTGATATATTTGAAACAACTTTTAATAGAAAGGATACGTCATATTATGTATTAGTTGATAATGGTTTCGTTAAAGATGCAAGAGTTGATCAAGAATTATTAGgtattaaaaaaggaatttgGAATCTTTCTACTG ataataattcGGAAGATAAATCTTATTTGGCTGAATCATTTTTAGGTTCAACAAGTGCAATATTAAGATTGACACCAGCAGGATCCTCATATTACACTTCTTTATcacaaaatgaaaaagatcAATTTTCCAAAGATcttgtttcaaatttatcaCTCATAATTCCATGTAATGTAGCTTATTTATCAATCAAAAGTCGTTATCAATTTGACAAAGATTCAGCCTCCCAAGTATTACTTCGaatatctattaaaaaagaaggaaGGAATGAAGTGGACGTTGATAATATTAGTTCATCACAAATTGTTAAAGATTTAgatttgttaattaaaaataaagattataatgCTATGTCGACAACAAGTACAACATCTTTACTTGACGCGTCTTACGGTGCAAAATCTTTAC TGGATTTATGGATTAGGTACGGATATATATTAATAGGAGCGGGTATTGGATTTGTGATATTAACGATACTATATTTCTTTGCACGTAAAAGTAACAATAAG GGAAATAATGAAGTAATATTCACGTTTACATTTATTATGTTAGATTTCGTGTTAGATATTTTATTCGTATCAATTCATGGACGTGATTTATCATGGTTATATATAACAAG tatcCTATTGTTAACGATACCAATAGcattaaatttaatgtttacttatataataataagtaaagaaattaaggataataataaatttgcaaaatggTGGATAAATAATTCGAAAACAGCCTTATTATTCACTTTACTTGCTGGTACCGATTTAGAATCATTAAATTGCTTGACatcaaaaagttttaattcaaTGAATTTAAGTGCTCCTTTAACTGAAAAGACgatatatcaaatattcatCATAAATATTGTTACTATTCTCATTGAAGATCTTTCTCAATTAATAGTCCTA attatttatcAAGTGTATACGATATTTCCAGATATAATACCTATATTAACATTATCTTCAtgtatattagtattattaacaaaatcaattttttcaataatttattatcaaaaatatcgtAAATCAAATACTCCGAAAAAACCATACGGGATAAAATCTGATCGTTCAGTAGTAACGACTCGTGAAAGTAAAATACATGATAAAGATAATTATTCTTATCCAGATTCATCACCAATACTTACTCCTATACCTGAAGATTTTCTTAGGAAAAAACCTAAAAGAAGTTTCTTTGGTAGTGGGCAATATACTGTTGATAGTAAAAGGAATAGTAGTAATAGTATTAGTAGTCAATATGCTAGTTATTTTCCTGAAGCGTTAAGATTATTTTCTAGTAGTgataataacaacaataaaagCAATAATAATTCTCAATCAGATTTAGCAGAACGTATTATGGCATTAAATGAGGGTAATTACTTTGGTAGAGATGAAAGAACGGGCGAAccaatagttttattaaaagaacCCGTAGATCAAAACGCTTTATCagcaaaaatcaaaaatttatctcATGGTAAATTGGTTGGGGATAGTATTGTATCAGTCAGTAAAAATATTCCTGATAGATTAACTAATAATCAAGATAAAAGATTATCTAATGTTGGAATAATTTGTAATACTCATAATGATAAAGAAGAATGTGAGAACATAAGAGaggaaattttaatagatCAAGATGATAGTAATACGCCATATACTAGTAGTGGTAGTGGTAGAAGTAGTACTATTAATCGTACTCGATCAACTCGATCAACGGCAACTAATGCTTCGACAGTTGATGATAATTCtctagataataataatttaaaaaagaaaataagttCTCTTAGTTTAAATCAACAAAATCTTGGCACCATTACAGAAAAACAATCAAATGTTGATAACGACGCTGATGACATTAATGTCGATGATGGATCAGATAAAGCAAAACCTACAtcaacataa
- a CDS encoding uncharacterized protein (SECRETED:cutsite_SFG-QD; SECRETED:prob_0.8780); SECRETED:SignalP(1-20): MKFYIIIYLLFNILFSKSFGQDQTESQDPTDPTLTPPSPTSSNDSEPPLLANKHPVLAHPLSQPIIIVLVILVLIILFLVPCVYITKYKQHWFTRFSPIPTHPKNVDQHNLPITEKSVRGLEENNNKSNTSFENNFLDDTPMITKNSFSSTQLHTRSSTDENTSLVSNQPSTTSLPQSIDTVK; this comes from the coding sequence atgaaattttatataataatatatttattatttaacatattattttcaaaatcttttgGTCAAGATCAAACAGAAAGTCAAGATCCTACAGATCCTACATTAACACCACCTTCACCAACTAGCTCGAATGATTCAGAACCTCCTCTTTTAGCAAATAAACATCCTGTATTAGCTCATCCTTTATCTCAACctataataatagttttagTAATTCTcgttttaatcattttatttttagttccATGcgtttatattacaaaatataaacaacACTGGTTTACAAGATTTTCTCCCATTCCTACACATCCTAAAAATGTTGATCAACATAATTTACCTATAACCGAAAAATCTGTTCGAGgtttagaagaaaataataataagtcaaatacaagttttgaaaataatttcttgGATGATACTCCAATGATAACAAAGAATTCCTTTAGTTCTACTCAATTACATACCAGATCTTCAACGGATGAAAATACTTCTTTGGTTAGTAATCAACCTTCGACCACTTCTTTACCGCAATCAATAGACACAGTCAAGTAA